One segment of Streptomyces sp. TG1A-8 DNA contains the following:
- the rplF gene encoding 50S ribosomal protein L6: MSRIGKLPIAVPAGVDVTIDGRTVKVKGPKGELTHTVVAPIEIVRGEDGVLSVTRPNDERQNKALHGLSRTLVANMITGVTQGYVKKLEISGVGYRVTAKGSNLEFALGYSHPITVEAPEGITFKVETPTRFSVEGIDKQKVGEVAANIRKLRKPDPYKAKGVKYEGEVIRRKVGKAGK, from the coding sequence ATGTCGCGCATCGGCAAGCTCCCCATCGCGGTTCCCGCCGGCGTGGACGTCACCATCGACGGCCGTACGGTCAAGGTCAAGGGCCCCAAGGGCGAGCTGACCCACACCGTCGTGGCACCGATCGAGATCGTCAGGGGTGAGGACGGCGTCCTGAGCGTCACCCGCCCGAACGACGAGCGTCAGAACAAGGCCCTCCACGGCCTGTCCCGCACGCTGGTGGCGAACATGATCACCGGCGTGACCCAGGGTTACGTGAAGAAGCTCGAGATCAGTGGTGTCGGTTACCGCGTGACCGCCAAGGGCTCGAACCTCGAGTTCGCGCTCGGCTACAGCCACCCGATCACCGTCGAGGCGCCCGAGGGCATCACCTTCAAGGTGGAGACCCCGACCCGTTTCTCGGTCGAGGGCATCGACAAGCAGAAGGTCGGCGAGGTTGCGGCCAACATCCGCAAGCTGCGCAAGCCCGACCCGTACAAGGCCAAGGGCGTCAAGTACGAGGGCGAAGTCATCCGCCGCAAGGTCGGAAAGGCGGGTAAGTAA
- the rpsE gene encoding 30S ribosomal protein S5, protein MAGPQRRGGGAGGGERRDRKGRDGGAAAAEKTAYVERVVAINRVAKVVKGGRRFSFTALVVVGDGDGTVGVGYGKAKEVPAAIAKGVEEAKKHFFKVPRIQGTIPHPIQGEKAAGVVLLKPASPGTGVIAGGPVRAVLECAGIHDVLSKSLGSDNAINIVHATVAALKGLQRPEEIAARRGLPLEDVAPAALLRARAGAGA, encoded by the coding sequence ATGGCTGGACCCCAGCGCCGCGGTGGCGGTGCCGGTGGCGGCGAGCGGCGGGACCGGAAGGGCCGTGACGGCGGCGCTGCTGCCGCCGAGAAGACCGCGTACGTTGAGCGCGTCGTCGCGATCAACCGCGTCGCCAAGGTTGTGAAGGGTGGTCGTCGCTTCAGCTTCACCGCGCTGGTCGTGGTGGGCGACGGTGACGGCACCGTGGGTGTCGGATACGGCAAGGCCAAGGAGGTGCCGGCCGCCATCGCCAAGGGTGTCGAGGAGGCCAAGAAGCACTTCTTCAAGGTCCCCCGCATCCAGGGCACCATCCCGCACCCCATCCAGGGTGAGAAGGCCGCCGGCGTCGTGCTGCTCAAGCCCGCGTCGCCCGGTACCGGTGTGATCGCCGGTGGTCCGGTGCGCGCCGTGCTCGAGTGCGCCGGTATCCACGACGTGCTGTCGAAGTCGCTCGGCTCCGACAACGCCATCAACATCGTGCACGCGACCGTGGCGGCCCTCAAGGGCCTGCAGCGTCCCGAGGAGATCGCGGCCCGCCGCGGTCTGCCGCTCGAGGACGTCGCTCCCGCGGCTCTGCTGCGTGCGCGTGCCGGGGCGGGTGCGTAA
- a CDS encoding type Z 30S ribosomal protein S14, whose product MAKKALIAKAARKPKFGVRGYTRCQRCGRPHSVYRKFGLCRVCLREMAHRGELPGVTKSSW is encoded by the coding sequence ATGGCGAAGAAGGCTCTCATCGCGAAGGCTGCCCGCAAGCCCAAGTTCGGTGTGCGCGGCTACACCCGTTGCCAGCGCTGCGGTCGTCCGCACTCCGTGTACCGCAAGTTCGGCCTGTGCCGCGTGTGCCTTCGTGAGATGGCTCACCGTGGCGAACTGCCGGGCGTGACCAAGAGCTCCTGGTAA
- the rplR gene encoding 50S ribosomal protein L18, which produces MAYGQKILKGDAYKRAAIKRRHIRIRKKVSGTAERPRLVVTRSNRHIVAQVIDDLKGHTLASASTLDASIRGAEGDKSAQAKQVGALVAERARAAGVEAVVFDRGGNQYAGRIAALADAAREAGLRF; this is translated from the coding sequence ATGGCATACGGGCAGAAGATCCTCAAGGGCGACGCCTACAAGCGTGCCGCTATCAAGCGTCGCCACATCCGGATCCGCAAGAAGGTCTCGGGTACCGCCGAGCGCCCCCGTCTGGTCGTGACCCGCTCCAACCGCCACATCGTGGCGCAGGTGATCGACGACCTGAAGGGCCACACCCTGGCGTCGGCGTCCACCCTGGACGCGTCGATCCGCGGTGCCGAGGGCGACAAGTCCGCGCAGGCCAAGCAGGTCGGCGCCCTGGTCGCCGAGCGCGCCCGGGCCGCCGGTGTCGAGGCTGTCGTGTTCGACCGTGGTGGCAACCAGTACGCGGGGCGCATCGCCGCCCTGGCGGACGCCGCCCGCGAAGCCGGGCTCAGGTTCTGA
- the rplO gene encoding 50S ribosomal protein L15, with protein MAENNPLKIHNLRPAPGAKTAKTRVGRGEASKGKTAGRGTKGTKARYQVPESFEGGQMPLHMRLPKLKGFKNPFKTEYQVVNLDKLAALYPEGGEVTVEGLVAKGAVRKNSLVKVLGQGEISVALQVTVDAVSGSAKEKIAAAGGTVTELV; from the coding sequence ATGGCGGAGAACAACCCGCTGAAGATCCACAACCTCCGTCCCGCCCCGGGCGCCAAGACCGCCAAGACCCGTGTGGGTCGTGGCGAGGCGTCGAAGGGTAAGACGGCCGGTCGTGGTACCAAGGGCACCAAGGCCCGCTACCAGGTTCCGGAGAGCTTCGAGGGTGGCCAGATGCCGCTCCACATGCGTCTCCCGAAGCTGAAGGGCTTCAAGAACCCGTTCAAGACCGAGTACCAGGTCGTGAACCTCGACAAGCTGGCCGCGCTGTACCCCGAGGGTGGCGAGGTCACCGTCGAGGGCCTGGTGGCCAAGGGTGCCGTTCGCAAGAACAGCCTCGTCAAGGTGCTCGGCCAGGGCGAGATCTCCGTGGCGCTGCAGGTGACGGTCGACGCCGTCTCCGGCTCCGCCAAGGAGAAGATCGCCGCCGCCGGCGGCACGGTCACCGAGCTCGTCTGA
- the rpsH gene encoding 30S ribosomal protein S8 → MTMTDPIADMLTRLRNANSAYHDSVAMPHSKIKSHIAEILQQEGFITGWKVEDAEVGKNLVLELKFGPNRERSIAGIKRISKPGLRVYAKSTNLPKVLGGLGVAIISTSHGLLTDKQAGKKGVGGEVLAYVW, encoded by the coding sequence ATGACCATGACTGATCCGATCGCAGACATGCTTACGCGTCTGCGGAACGCGAACTCGGCATACCACGACTCCGTGGCGATGCCGCACTCGAAGATCAAGTCGCACATCGCTGAGATCCTCCAGCAGGAGGGCTTCATCACGGGCTGGAAGGTCGAGGACGCCGAAGTCGGCAAGAACCTCGTCCTGGAGCTGAAGTTCGGCCCCAACCGTGAGCGCTCCATCGCGGGGATCAAGCGGATCTCCAAGCCCGGTCTCCGGGTGTACGCGAAGTCCACCAACCTGCCGAAGGTGCTCGGCGGCCTGGGCGTGGCGATCATCTCCACGTCGCACGGGCTCCTCACCGACAAGCAGGCCGGCAAGAAGGGCGTGGGTGGGGAAGTCCTCGCCTACGTCTGGTAG
- the rpmD gene encoding 50S ribosomal protein L30, which produces MAQLKITQVKSYIGSKQNHRDTLRSLGLKGINTVVVKEDRPEFRGMVHTVRHLVTVEEVD; this is translated from the coding sequence ATGGCGCAGCTCAAGATCACGCAGGTCAAGTCCTACATCGGCAGCAAGCAGAACCACCGTGACACCCTGCGGTCGCTTGGTCTCAAGGGGATCAACACCGTGGTCGTCAAGGAGGACCGCCCCGAGTTCCGCGGCATGGTGCACACCGTCCGCCACCTCGTGACGGTCGAGGAGGTCGACTGA